The following are encoded in a window of Perca fluviatilis chromosome 21, GENO_Pfluv_1.0, whole genome shotgun sequence genomic DNA:
- the tob1b gene encoding protein Tob1b: MQLEIQVALNFIISYLYNKLPRRRVNIFGEELERQLKKKYEGHWYPDKPYKGSGFRCIHVGEKVDPVVEQAAKESGLDIEDVRNNLPQDLSVWIDPFEVSYQIGEKGPVKVLYVDDNNENGSELDKEIKNSFNPEAQVFMPISDPVGASSESSSPSPPFGQSAAVSPSFMPRSTQPLTFTTATFAATKFGSTKMKSSGRGNNTNGSSSSKVARSSPTNNLGLNVNTLLKQKAISTSMHSLYGLGLGQQQKASALSPNAKEFVFPNLQGQASPGAVFPGEGSLGLGPLQYNNAFDVIAAYGSLNDKSLMDGLNFSLSNMQYSNQQFQPVMAN, encoded by the coding sequence ATGCAGCTTGAAATTCAAGTAGCACTCAACTTTATTATTTCCTATTTATACAACAAACTCCCTCGACGACGTGTGAATATCTTCGGCGAGGAGCTCGAGAGGCAGCTGAAGAAGAAATATGAAGGCCACTGGTATCCCGATAAGCCATACAAAGGTTCAGGGTTCAGATGCATCCATGTAGGGGAGAAGGTGGACCCTGTTGTGGAGCAGGCAGCCAAAGAGAGCGGGCTGGATATTGAAGACGTCCGGAATAATCTCCCTCAGGACCTTAGCGTGTGGATCGACCCGTTTGAGGTTTCCTACCAGATTGGGGAGAAGGGACCGGTAAAGGTGCTATATGTGGATGATAACAATGAGAACGGGTCAGAGCTGGACAAGGAGATCAAGAACAGCTTTAATCCTGAGGCCCAGGTCTTCATGCCAATCAGCGACCCTGTTGGGGCTTCCTCAGAGTCCagctccccctcccctcctttcGGGCAGTCTGCTGCCGTGAGCCCCTCCTTCATGCCACGCTCCACCCAGCCCTTAACCTTTACCACCGCCACCTTTGCTGCCACCAAATTCGGCTCCACTAAGATGAAGAGCAGCGGCCGCGGCAACAACACTAAcggcagcagtagcagcaaGGTGGCCCGCAGCTCCCCTACCAATAACTTGGGTCTGAATGTCAACACCCTACTGAAGCAGAAAGCCATCTCCACCTCCATGCACTCACTGTACGGGCTGGGCCTGGGGCAGCAGCAGAAGGCCTCTGCTCTCTCCCCTAATGCCAAGGAGTTTGTGTTTCCCAACctccagggccaggccagcccTGGAGCCGTGTTCCCTGGGGAGGGCTCCCTGGGTCTCGGCCCTCTGCAGTACAACAATGCCTTTGACGTGATTGCAGCCTACGGAAGCCTCAACGACAAGTCCCTAATGGATGGCCTCAACTTCAGTCTGAGCAACATGCAGTATTCTAACCAGCAATTCCAGCCAGTCATGGCTAACTAA